From a single Carcharodon carcharias isolate sCarCar2 chromosome 4, sCarCar2.pri, whole genome shotgun sequence genomic region:
- the LOC121277168 gene encoding zinc finger and BTB domain-containing protein 5, which translates to MDFPGHFEQVFQQLNYQRLHGQLCDCVIVVGSRHFKAHRSVLAACSTHFRALFTVPESDQSLNMVQLDSEVVTAEAFAALVEMMYTSTLMLGESNVMDVLLAASHLHLNSVVKACKHYLTTRTVPMSPTSERLQEQNARMQRSFLLQQLGLSLVSSALSSSQAMDEQVNVNSSLRHHLEDQSTAFPVQRLQKRKAIPDERSKKRMRPSVDESIITEETSDNGQAVVHTCEELFTPDSLKLGDGSKADATVENNVEGAIIFEQAFSTPEDNQVPSQSDNSGVGHSQASMASQATHIETAFSQDSANEKSDFHSETAELHVNGNEEQVRIVVKAEPLSSPDPQDEASDVASQAEGSESVEVEGGMPGAEKLELSPESSDRSFSDPQSSTDRVTDIHMLESANTDSKAPFHISTFLNKNRTNSYSGGQNADDNIPNTTSDGRIESEATYLMSPVSGVSAGANSAIVAARMENPFNDSPDAHFMRPMHDLLGLSCGQSTGYKTGGEPFRLDFPRPSSGLHSLSRQSIISSRGGASNFPGYRRIAPKMPIVTSVGDGSSGSQDTGSNSQIRMLNSTSSAFENNHSLQSGPPQLTRASADVLSKCKKAMSEHNVLVVEGARKYACKICCKTFLTLTDCKKHIRVHTGEKPYACLKCGKRFSQSSHLYKHSKTTCLRWHGSSLPSTLL; encoded by the coding sequence ATGGATTTTCCAGGCCACTTTGAACAAGTCTTCCAGCAGCTGAACTATCAGCGGCTTCACGGACAGctctgtgactgtgtgattgtTGTCGGGAGCCGTCATTTCAAAGCTCATCGCTCTGTGCTTGCAGCATGCAGCACCCACTTCCGTGCTCTCTTTACTGTCCCAGAGAGTGATCAATCACTGAACATGGTTCAGCTGGACAGTGAAGTGGTTACAGCAGAGGCTTTTGCAGCCCTTGTTGAAATGATGTACACGTCCACGCTTATGCTAGGAGAGAGTAACGTTATGGATGTGCTGCTGGCAGCTTCCCACCTCCACCTTAATTCTGTTGTGAAGGCTTGCAAACATTACTTAACTACCAGGACTGTACCTATGTCTCCTACAAGTGAAAGGCTACAGGAGCAAAATGCTCGTATGCAGAGGTCCTTTCTACTTCAGCAGCTGGGTTTGAGCTTAGTAAGCTCTGCTCTCAGCTCCAGCCAGGCAATGGATGAGCAAGTCAACGTGAACTCATCACTCCGCCATCACTTGGAGGATCAGTCAACTGCGTTTCCTGTCCAGCGATTGCAGAAAAGGAAGGCCATTCCTGATGAAAGATCAAAGAAAAGGATGAGACCTTCCGTGGATGAGTCTATCATCACTGAGGAAACATCGGATAATGGACAAGCTGTGGTGCATACATGTGAGGAACTCTTTACACCAGACTCCCTGAAGCTGGGGGATGGCTCGAAAGCCGATGCAACTGTTGAAAACAATGTGGAAGGTGCTATCATATTTGAACAGGCCTTTAGCACACCAGAAGATAATCAGGTGCCCAGTCAGTCAGATAACAGTGGAGTTGGTCATTCACAAGCATCCATGGCTTCTCAAGCGACTCACATTGAAACTGCTTTTAGTCAAGACTCTGCTAACGAGAAATCGGATTTTCACTCTGAGACCGCAGAACTTCACGTGAATGGAAATGAGGAGCAGGTCCGAATTGTTGTGAAAGCTGAACCATTAAGCTCACCTGATCCTCAAGATGAGGCAAGTGATGTTGCCTCACAGGCTGAAGGTAGCGAATCGGTGGAGGTGGAAGGAGGAATGCCTGGTGCAGAAAAGCTAGAGCTTAGCCCAGAGAGTAGTGACCGGAGTTTCTCTGATCCTCAGTCTAGTACTGACAGGGTCACGGACATACATATGCTAGAATCGGCAAACACTGACTCAAAAGCTCCCTTTCATATTTCCACCTTTTTAAACAAGAACCGAACAAACAGCTACAGTGGGGGCCAGAATGCTGATGATAACATTCCGAACACAACGAGCGATGGCAGAATAGAAAGTGAAGCTACTTATTTAATGAGCCCGGTGTCCGGGGTTTCAGCTGGTGCCAACTCTGCAATAGTGGCAGCTCGAATGGAAAATCCGTTTAATGATAGTCCTGATGCTCATTTTATGCGACCTATGCATGACTTGCTGGGCCTATCCTGTGGCCAATCCACCGGGTACAAAACCGGAGGAGAGCCATTCAGATTAGACTTTCCTAGGCCCAGTTCTGGATTGCATTCACTATCCAGACAATCTATCATTTCATCGCGAGGAGGAGCCAGTAATTTCCCAGGTTATCGTCGTATTGCCCCAAAAATGCCCATTGTGACCTCAGTTGGAGATGGAAGCTCTGGTTCCCAGGACACTGGCTCTAATTCCCAGATCAGAATGTTGAACAGTACCTCTTCTGCTTTTGAAAATAATCATTCTTTGCAGTCAGGCCCTCCCCAGTTGACACGGGCATCTGCAGATGTACTTTCAAAGTGTAAGAAAGCCATGTCGGAACACAATGTTTTGGTGGTGGAAGGTGCCCGTAAGTATGCCTGTAAAATTTGCTGCAAGACCTTTTTAACATTAACGGATTGCAAGAAACACATCCGTGTTCACACAGGAGAAAAGCCCTATGCATGTTTAAAATGCGGGAAAAGATTCAGTCAGTCAAGCCACTTGTACAAGCATTCCAAAACAACCTGCTTGAGATGGCATGGCAGCAGCTTGCCAAGTACTCTGCTTTGA